A stretch of the Parabacteroides timonensis genome encodes the following:
- a CDS encoding riboflavin synthase yields the protein MFSGIVEEAAQVVALNADQGNLHITMKCSFVNELKIDQSVAHNGVCLTVVSLTDDTYTVTAIQETLDRSNLGLLKIGDLVNLERSMMMNGRLDGHIVQGHVDQTAVCKDVREADGSWYYTFEYAFDKAMAQQGYMTVEKGSVCVNGVSLTVCNSQQNSFEVAIIPYTHDNTNFCQIEKGTVVNLEFDIVGKYISKMMQFK from the coding sequence ATGTTCTCAGGAATTGTAGAAGAAGCTGCTCAGGTGGTTGCGTTGAACGCAGATCAGGGAAACCTGCATATCACAATGAAATGTTCGTTTGTAAATGAACTGAAAATTGATCAGAGTGTGGCACATAACGGCGTATGCCTTACGGTTGTAAGTCTGACCGACGATACATATACGGTGACTGCTATTCAGGAAACTTTGGATCGTTCGAATCTTGGTTTACTGAAAATAGGTGATCTGGTAAATCTAGAACGAAGCATGATGATGAACGGTCGCCTGGACGGTCATATCGTGCAGGGACATGTGGATCAGACTGCTGTATGTAAAGATGTACGCGAGGCGGATGGTAGCTGGTATTATACATTTGAATATGCTTTCGACAAGGCAATGGCGCAGCAAGGGTATATGACAGTGGAAAAAGGTTCCGTTTGTGTGAACGGCGTCAGCCTGACTGTCTGTAACTCACAGCAAAATAGCTTTGAAGTGGCTATTATTCCTTATACACATGATAATACGAACTTCTGCCAGATCGAAAAAGGCACTGTTGTCAATCTGGAATTTGATATTGTGGGCAAATACATCAGCAAAATGATGCAGTTCAAATGA